ATATAGTCATGTTAATCCACATTTGACATATTCATAACTCCAAATCCTTGGAAAAGTTATTTGCAATGGAACACTCTTTTTATCAGAACTGTGAATTGATATGTTTTGTTTTAGTCTTTGGAGAGAGAAATATGCCCTCCTCTCTTTTTGTTTTACATTATGATAGTTTAAGCATAAGTTTACATCCGAAGGAATTTGTAAGGAACAACAATGCACACCAAATAACCTCAACCAAAATTAACCTCCTTAAACACTGATAAACCAAACAAGATCACTCACAGAAAAATCTGCCATTATCTCAACAGTTAATTGACTTAGGGTCAAACTATGCATTTGGTTACTTGATAGTCTACATGCATTTGTTTTTTAGAATTCTTTCCTTCAATAAAATTGAGAGATGTACACTGAAAAGTCTTAGTTGTAGAGTGTTCTCGCAAAAATCCATATCTGCCCTTCTGTTTTGATCTGCTCATATCGTGGTATCTACTTCTCATATCGTGCTTTTGTGTTCCTTTTCCTTTATTTAGCTTCAGaacattttatgtttttatctgCTGCATATGACTTGGTACTCATGTAACTTTGTCTCTTGAATGCAGCTATTTAATTGCATCGATGGGGCTTCAAATTCTTTGGAGTTTTGGACTTGCATGCCTTGATTTGCATGCTTTGAGGTCAAAGAAAAGCTTGTACAATCCTGTTCTAGTGAGCCTCTTTGTTGTTGGTGATTGGGTAAGTTTTCACTCAATTCATCAACTCATTGTAGTATGCAATGTGCACAAATGCAGCAAAATTTTATGATAATCAATTTATTAAGTCATTCAATGTATAATCCATTTTCTTCTGTTTAATCTTAAGTAATCTTTTCGTTAATAACAAAATACAGGTTACTTCCATTCTCTCACTGGCAGCTGCTAGCTCCTCAGCTGGGGTGACAGTTCTTTATTCGAAAGATTTGAACTACTGCAAGTTTCCACCGCATCTTCCTTGTCTCAGGTTCCAAATTTCTGTAGCCTTGGCTTTTGTCTCATGGTTTTTCCTTGCTGTTTCATCCCTTGTCATGTTTTGGCTGTTGGGGACAGTATAAAAAAGAACAATCTCTCTTTCAAAACGCCGTCCTTCTTGAGCACATCACGAAGCTTTTAATACTAACTGTTTTTTTGTCATTATTGCTGAGTTTATAGGTTATAGACCAGGTCCGGGAAAAAGAGAGGAAATGTTGCTCTTTTTCATGCTTCTTGGTTCTCTTTTTCCCTGGTGTAGTGGTATGTAGTTGTCTGGAGTGAATGGCTGTCAATGCATTTTTATTTTTCTCTATGTGAATAGAAAGCACTTGTATTGTAGGATTGAAATGGTTAATCGTTGTATGAaacagttttttttcttttctttttttaaattacGCATGAAGATAATGTAAAGAGTtggaatatatttttcttttcaccAAAAACTTTCATGTACTAGAAATGCCATTTTCTCTCCCATAAAATATTGTGCTAAACATTGCAATCGAATACGCTTACTGGATAACCTTATTTAAGAAGTGTGACTGGGACAGGGAATTCTCTACAATAATTAGTCATTAAATAAGCAGAAATTTTTTTTTGTCAGGTAAATAAGCAAAATTTTGATCTCGCTAATTATTTCTTATTAATCATGCTTGAAGTGATGTATGCAGGGATTTAATCCATAGATTACCCCTTATTTAAGTTTGACTAGTACTTAAATTGTGATCTTTACTTTAAATTAAATAAACTAGTCCATTCCTGGGGCTTGCAATAATGAATAGTGTTAGAAAATTTATATGGTCATCTAGATTTATAAATGGCTGTAAAATAATCCGgtccgtttggtaaaatttttgtttttaaattttttaaacacaaaaatagaaatattattttatttttgtttttttatttttaaaaaataaaaatatgtttggtaactatttttgttttttgtttttaaaaacaaaaaataataaacatgtttgataacttttatttttattttttgtttaacaatatgatgtgttaatttgaagaataaaaggaaaaaatgaaaactgtttaaaaaaattttgaaagtgaaaaatttctattttcaaaatttaataaattttgtttaaaatttagaaaaataaaaatagagttaccaaaccttattttatgtttaattatcaaatttttaattaaataaataaaaaactgtttttttaatGGTTAGCAAACAGCACATCATGTTCCAAAATGATGTTGGCTTCTTTGTCAATTAACTAAGAATTAGGGGCCCCATTTATGCTTTATTCAGTAACCAATGTCATTCAAACAATTGAATGTGTGAGCTATTTAATTGACAAAATCTCGTGTAATGTTTATATTACTTCAAAAAAAATAGTCTATGTATGTcaacatatatgcacatatatcaTGTGAATATAACTTAAATTCAGTCCGTTGTATGAATTACAGGGATTCTTCTACACCAAAAATAGATTCACTAATACCTCTAcaacttaaataaattaattatattttttcaaaaataattaatttttaaaattttcaattattattattttgaaatgcaattttctatttttttaaggGGCTTAGAATTTCTttttctaaaagctgtcttaaatttatataatttttcagttatttattttattttaaaaatatgatCCCAGTATCTAATATCAAATATGTTAAAAATACATCTAACAATCTATAATTGATTTCATTTACAAATTTAACATGAAAtgttttaattaca
This genomic interval from Humulus lupulus chromosome 8, drHumLupu1.1, whole genome shotgun sequence contains the following:
- the LOC133798373 gene encoding CASP-like protein 5B2, whose translation is MKELFGSPGKLSGFALRIGQFSFAAASIGVMVSVPGFFDSTAFCYLIASMGLQILWSFGLACLDLHALRSKKSLYNPVLVSLFVVGDWVTSILSLAAASSSAGVTVLYSKDLNYCKFPPHLPCLRFQISVALAFVSWFFLAVSSLVMFWLLGTV